One segment of Anguilla anguilla isolate fAngAng1 chromosome 1, fAngAng1.pri, whole genome shotgun sequence DNA contains the following:
- the emilin1b gene encoding EMILIN-1b, with translation MSAQLGMAGTVPYFLLVALTLSEGGWSGSYPQRYNLYAGQAQSLSQTQNGARAASRHRNWCAYVVTRTVSCVVEDGVETYVKPDYQPCSWGQVQCPRVVTYRTYMRPKYKVAYKMVTEMEWRCCHGYSGDDCNEGMNGGYPTQIGTARPWPKPSNPGQTGSGTGSGQIGGDGRGDSDKMKQLEDKISSLTKDLHDLQSTLRGMNEKFQEEMRKPGFGGRTPADSAQPEMKQTIHSIQAKLDQLDNRTQAHDRTLLNISNHLVNGNGNSNSVEGGVGGGQWNTLKEEVLRELEHRVSLSCSSCQSGVEDLRRQQLEDRERIRALEKLVNSVDQRHRVMLDSLRKDVSRSQSCCSSLVDVGHRLDQVEKKITSASEAYDIIQVRLDKQFPGTSGGGAGGGTLVTEDKFDGRLHDLERRLNSTIQKAEQTCGNTGADLKDTFGRDLINIRNEVNGQHNRITSVEEDGRILKDTISDHGDRLARLENTTNHLNRKLSTCLESCGRGPGQGVTETENEVKSLQWKVIANQHEIKRFDTRLKDLSVSGDSLMDKVQDLGHEVRKIKALTGENGEHFNRIVTEIETLGERVEDCDACGSLRNDLGTLRNSTRHILNKLRADIDRVSDQMDSDGTSCSQVCSNLQEEVGKLKEEVERCTGQCSIGSGGPGEAGGDPDPQKPLDGHSVIGGASDETLRSIQGELSEVILTFSSVNDTLRGLEDTVQKHDSTITDLSNTKDRIFLEIDKIQQEMTRHVEDSRGRIDHIDREIRRFTNNLVVEMGDCRRSTDGLEKRISKVEDVCGRLDSVSDGLQKIKDGLNKHVTGLWGCVNDLNATVTTHGGLIEDIRGTQLDVVHGKIKFLNSSVLRIRNDFDHFSKQDFVGPRGPPGPKGETGHQGPPGPKGPPGREGPAGKNGVEGPRGPPGLRGERGMPGADANVPRLSFSAALTNQHDNPGTIVFNKVFVNQGDFYNPQTGIFTAPLDGRYFFSAVLTGRKNEKIEAVLSKSNYGVARADSAGYQPEGLEHKPVAETKPTPGSLVVFNIILPLQVGDTICVDLVMGKLAHSVEPLTFFSGMLLYEDV, from the exons atgagtGCTCAATTAGGAATGGCAGGAACTGTTCCGTATTTTCTGCTTGTGGCTTTGACGCTCTCTGAAGGAGGTTGGAGTGGGTCTTATCCACAGCGGTACAATTTGTACGCGGGGCAAGCTCAGTCCCTATCCCAGACGCAGAATGGAGCGAGAGCAGCGAGCCGACACAG AAACTGGTGTGCATATGTGGTGACACGGACGGTGAGCTGTGTGGTGGAGGATGGGGTAGAGACCTATGTGAAGCCAGACtaccagccctgctcctggggGCAGGTGCAATGTCCCCGCGTGGTGAC GTATAGGACGTACATGAGGCCCAAGTACAAGGTAGCCTATAAGATGGTTACTGAgatggagtggaggtgctgtcATGGGTACAGTGGAGATGACTGCAATGAGGGGATGAATGGCGGCTACCCCACCCAAATCGGCACCGCCAGACCCTGGCCCAAACCTTCGAATCCAGGACAGACAGGCTCAGGCACAGGCTCAGGCCAAATTGGAGGAGACG GTAGAGGTGACAGTGACAAGATGAAGCAGCTGGAGGACAAGATCTCAAGCCTGACCAAAGATCTTCATGACCTACAGTCCACACTGCGGGGCATGAATGAGAAGTTTCAGGAGGAGATGCGGAAGCCGGGGTTTGGCGGCCGAACGCCAGCAGATTCTGCCCAGCCCGAAATGAAGCAGACCATTCACAGCATCCAGGCCAAGCTGGACCAGCTGGACAACAGGACCCAGGCACATGACAGGACGCTGCTCAacattagcaaccacctggtGAACGGCAACGGAAACAGTAACAGTGTGGAAGGTGGTGTAGGTGGTGGTCAGTGGAATACGCTGAAGGAGGAGGTGTTGAGGGAGCTGGAGCACAGGGTGTCCTTGTCCTGCTCCTCATGTCAGTCGGGTGTGGAAGACCTCCGGCGGCAGCAACTGGAAGACCGCGAGAGGATCCGTGCCCTGGAGAAGTTGGTGAACTCAGTAGACCAACGGCACCGAGTGATGCTGGACAGCCTGCGTAAGGATGTGTCACGCTCCCAGAGCTGCTGCAGCTCACTGGTTGACGTCGGCCATAGGCTTGACCAAGTAGAGAAGAAGATTACCTCAGCATCAGAGGCCTACGATATCATCCAGGTCCGTCTGGACAAGCAATTTCCAGGAACCAGTGGTGGTGGGGCTGGTGGAGGTACCTTGGTGACAGAGGACAAGTTTGATGGGCGCCTGCATGATCTTGAGAGACGGCTGAACAGCACGATACAGAAGGCAGAACAGACTTGTGGAAACACAGGCGCTGACCTGAAGGACACCTTCGGGAGGGACCTCATCAATATACGGAATGAAGTCAATGGCCAGCACAACAGGATAACCAGTGTGGAGGAGGATGGGAGAATCCTGAAGGACACCATCTCTGACCACGGAGACCGACTAGCCCGGCTTGAGAACACGACCAATCATCTCAACCGCAAGCTGAGCACATGCTTGGAGTCATGCGGGCGTGGGCCAGGGCAAGGTGTCACTGAAACCGAAAATGAGGTAAAGTCCCTGCAATGGAAGGTCATTGCCAACCAGCATGAGATCAAGAGGTTTGACACTAGGCTGAAAGACCTTTCCGTCTCAGGCGACTCCTTGATGGACAAAGTTCAGGACCTTGGCCACGAAGTACGCAAGATCAAGGCTCTGACTGGAGAGAATGGCGAGCACTTCAACCGCATCGTTACTGAAATTGAGACCCTAGGTGAGCGGGTGGAAGACTGCGATGCCTGCGGCTCACTGAGGAATGATCTAGGCACGCTCAGGAATAGCACCAGGCACATTCTTAATAAGCTTCGGGCAGACATTGACAGAGTGAGCGATCAGATGGACTCAGATGGAACTTCCTGTTCCCAGGTGTGCTCgaacctgcaggaggaggtggggaagCTAAAGGAAGAGGTTGAGAGGTGTACAGGGCAGTGCAGCATTGGCTCAGGTGGACCTGGTGAGGCAGGTGGGGACCCCGACCCACAAAAGCCCTTGGACGGACACAGTGTCATCGGTGGTGCTTCTGATGAGACACTGAGATCCATCCAAGGTGAGCTCTCTGAGGTCATACTGACCTTCAGCTCTGTCAACGACACCCTGAGGGGCCTGGAAGATACAGTGCAAAAGCACGACAGTACCATCACAGACCTGAGCAACACCAAGGACAGGATCTTCTTAGAGATCGACAAGATCCAGCAAGAGATGACACGGCACGTGGAGGATAGCCGCGGTCGCATTGACCACATTGACCGTGAGATCCGACGTTTCACAAACAACCTCGTGGTGGAGATGGGTGACTGCCGGAGATCTACAGACGGGCTGGAGAAGAGGATCTCCAAGGTGGAAGATGTCTGTGGTAGGCTGGATTCGGTGTCAGATGGCCTGCAGAAGATCAAGGATGGTCTGAACAAACACGTGACTGGTCTCTGGGGCTGTGTCAATGATCTCAATGCCACCGTCACCACACATGGAGGGCTCATCGAAGACATCCGGGGCACGCAACTGGATGTTGTCCACGGCAAAATAAAGTTTCTCAACTCCTCTGTGCTACGCATCCGCAACGATTTTGATCATTTCTCCAAGCAGGACTTTGTTG GGCCACGTGGGCCCCCAGGTCCTAAAGGAGAGACAGGGCACCAGGGGCCTCCAGGGCCAAAGGGTCCACCAGGCAGAGAAGGACCCGCTGGCAAAAATGGTGTGGAGGGCCCAAGGGGACCCCCAG gACTCAGAGGTGAACGTG GTATGCCGGGAGCCGATGCCAACGTGCCTCGACTGTCTTTCTCCGCTGCCCTTACAAACCAACATGACAACCCAGGAACCATAGTCTTCAACAAGGTGTTTGTCAACCAGGGAGATTTCTACAACCCACAAACTG